From Laspinema palackyanum D2c, one genomic window encodes:
- a CDS encoding CHAT domain-containing protein, which yields MTTTLEQITQFLDAQNWTYQTEPENHCIHLTSEGLPVILNLEENGELLNCFIPQLLTIPAEHPYAETAMATLLHLGWELKLVRWQRDPSDGEVRITTEIPLEDGTLTPRQFQRTLTELVELGKRTKQRLETVLTTGDDPGMPDPSGPSTGHELLKFLQALIEAELPGGEEDVHRLLSAHLSLLDQRFVAAITTLAHVIYTKGDLEQSEMMAAWIGNLSIRIQEFSGGNVLENQKIAIAGYQLVLEAHPRERVPDKYAQTLTNLGVAYCTRAKFGDNSAENLSLAIAAYQEAEKIRRELKLSKDLATTLTNLGVAYCTRAKFGDNSAENLSEAITAYQEAEKICRQLNLFKDLASTLNNLGTAYLTRADLGDNSAENLSLAIAAYQEAEEICRQLNFFKDLAGTLTNLGTAYRNRADLGDNSAENLSLAIAAYQESEEILRELKLFFKDLANTLNNLGVAYCIRAELGDNSAENLSLAIAAYQEAQEIRRNLNLFKDLAGTLNDLGNAYRNRALLRDNSSENLSLAIAAYQEAQKIYRELNLFFKDLADTLTNLGNAYHNRAEFGENSAENLSEAIAAYQEAEEIRRELNLFKDLAYTLNNLGMAYLTRAELGENSVENLNWAIAAYQEALQYLPPKLQPANCLTTAKNLVRLAMGRQDWNLALDASQKAIEALEQSRAWAKTEALRQDIIHQGIRVYENAIQAAVNCDRLDLALQIVERVRSKRLVDLMATADLYADGQVPESVRQKLDHLQQLQQQIDAQRSLLEGSSDSSTGNKSPFAAIHRAATEALSEEILALETAKQQVLDALSQEDNVIAKLQQVVPLELAQMQELLDKPTVALLSFYTTDDDTHIFILRGDGSLHRHTCAGQGFNTLQGWLVETWVTPYAGIGAANEAERQIRNEIWQDQMPQVLQELSQRLEWDKLIQDYLENIEELILIPHLYLHQIPFVALPTDSGEYFGDRFRLRYAPSCQVLSFCHSRPSVQDTTYGTVENATDDLPFTRFEGDIVAQLFQIPPERRLRGSQAATGEAYRGLLEVCTHLLSSHHAETRFDNPLESFLRLGNGTITVSQLLSPGWRFPELSDIFLSCCETGLNLPQNLADELITLGTGFLCAGARAVLSSQWSVGDISTALLSGLYHEARQKGCDRASALQQAQRQLRELTVDDFVKEQKKRLYQLQKQAEKEGNLQASEDYTGIRTLVDDFVKKIKDPTVRLFNHPVHWAAFRCEGLG from the coding sequence ATGACAACCACTCTCGAACAAATCACCCAATTCCTCGACGCCCAAAACTGGACCTATCAAACCGAACCGGAAAACCACTGCATCCACCTTACCAGTGAGGGACTGCCAGTCATCCTCAACCTAGAAGAAAATGGCGAACTCTTAAACTGCTTTATCCCGCAACTCCTCACCATCCCAGCAGAACATCCCTACGCCGAAACCGCAATGGCAACCCTGCTGCACCTCGGATGGGAACTCAAACTCGTGCGCTGGCAACGGGACCCCTCCGATGGCGAAGTCCGCATCACCACCGAAATCCCTCTAGAAGATGGCACCCTCACCCCCCGCCAGTTCCAACGCACCCTCACCGAGTTAGTGGAGTTAGGAAAACGCACAAAACAGCGCCTCGAAACCGTATTAACCACCGGAGACGACCCCGGAATGCCAGACCCCTCGGGTCCCTCCACCGGGCATGAGCTCCTCAAATTTCTGCAAGCGCTGATAGAGGCAGAACTCCCAGGAGGGGAGGAAGATGTCCACCGCCTATTATCCGCCCATCTCTCCTTACTAGACCAACGGTTTGTGGCAGCAATCACCACCCTCGCCCATGTTATCTATACTAAAGGGGATTTAGAACAGTCGGAGATGATGGCGGCATGGATTGGAAACCTCAGTATCCGCATTCAAGAGTTTTCCGGGGGTAATGTTCTGGAGAATCAGAAGATTGCCATTGCCGGTTACCAGTTAGTCTTAGAAGCTCATCCCCGAGAGCGCGTTCCCGACAAATACGCCCAAACCCTCACCAACCTGGGGGTTGCTTACTGCACCCGCGCCAAATTTGGAGACAATAGCGCAGAAAACCTGAGTTTGGCAATTGCTGCCTATCAGGAAGCTGAGAAAATCCGCCGCGAACTGAAATTGTCCAAGGATTTGGCAACCACTCTCACCAACCTGGGGGTTGCTTACTGCACCCGCGCCAAATTTGGAGACAATAGCGCAGAAAACTTGAGTGAGGCAATTACTGCCTATCAGGAAGCTGAGAAAATCTGCCGCCAACTGAACTTGTTCAAGGATTTGGCAAGCACTCTCAACAACCTGGGCACTGCCTACCTCACCCGCGCCGATTTGGGAGACAATAGCGCAGAAAACCTGAGTTTGGCAATTGCTGCCTATCAGGAAGCTGAGGAAATCTGCCGCCAACTGAACTTCTTCAAGGATTTGGCAGGCACTCTCACCAACCTGGGGACTGCCTACCGCAACCGCGCCGATTTGGGAGACAATAGCGCAGAAAACCTGAGTTTGGCAATTGCTGCCTATCAGGAATCTGAGGAAATCCTCCGCGAACTGAAGTTGTTCTTCAAAGATTTGGCAAACACTCTCAACAACCTGGGGGTTGCTTACTGCATCCGGGCCGAATTGGGAGACAATAGCGCAGAAAACCTGAGTTTGGCAATTGCTGCCTATCAGGAAGCTCAGGAAATCCGCCGGAATCTGAACTTGTTCAAGGATTTGGCAGGCACTCTCAACGATCTGGGGAATGCCTACCGCAACCGCGCTCTATTGCGAGACAATAGCTCAGAAAACCTGAGTTTGGCAATTGCTGCCTATCAGGAAGCTCAGAAAATCTACCGCGAACTGAACTTGTTCTTCAAGGATTTGGCAGATACTCTCACCAACCTGGGGAATGCCTACCACAACCGCGCCGAATTTGGAGAAAATAGCGCAGAAAACCTGAGTGAGGCAATTGCTGCCTATCAGGAAGCTGAGGAAATCCGCCGCGAACTGAACTTGTTCAAGGATTTGGCATATACTCTCAACAACCTGGGGATGGCCTACTTAACCCGCGCCGAATTGGGAGAGAATTCAGTAGAAAACCTGAATTGGGCGATCGCTGCCTATCAGGAAGCGTTACAATACTTGCCACCCAAATTACAACCAGCCAACTGCCTGACAACTGCCAAAAATCTCGTTCGCTTGGCAATGGGTCGCCAGGACTGGAATCTCGCCCTGGATGCCTCCCAAAAGGCCATTGAGGCCCTAGAACAAAGCCGCGCCTGGGCGAAAACTGAGGCCCTGCGTCAGGATATCATCCACCAGGGGATTCGGGTTTATGAAAATGCTATCCAAGCTGCGGTGAATTGCGATCGCCTGGATTTGGCCCTGCAAATTGTCGAACGGGTGCGCTCTAAACGTCTGGTAGACTTGATGGCAACCGCAGACCTCTATGCCGATGGTCAGGTTCCAGAATCGGTGCGCCAAAAACTTGACCACCTGCAACAGCTACAACAACAAATCGACGCCCAGCGTTCCCTCCTAGAAGGTTCCTCCGATTCCTCCACCGGCAACAAAAGTCCCTTCGCCGCCATCCACCGCGCTGCTACCGAGGCCCTCAGTGAGGAAATTCTCGCCCTGGAAACCGCAAAACAGCAGGTCCTGGATGCACTCAGTCAGGAGGATAATGTCATCGCCAAACTCCAACAAGTCGTTCCCCTGGAGTTGGCACAAATGCAAGAATTGCTGGATAAACCCACCGTCGCCCTCCTCAGTTTCTATACTACGGATGATGATACTCACATTTTCATCCTGCGCGGCGATGGCAGTCTCCACCGTCATACCTGTGCCGGTCAAGGATTCAACACCCTCCAGGGCTGGTTAGTGGAGACCTGGGTGACGCCTTATGCCGGGATTGGGGCGGCGAACGAAGCGGAACGACAGATCCGTAATGAGATATGGCAAGACCAAATGCCGCAGGTTTTGCAGGAACTCTCCCAGCGTCTGGAGTGGGATAAACTCATTCAAGACTACCTAGAAAATATTGAGGAACTCATCCTCATCCCTCACCTATACCTGCATCAAATCCCGTTTGTCGCCCTGCCTACGGACAGTGGGGAATACTTCGGAGACCGATTCCGGTTACGCTATGCCCCCAGTTGCCAGGTGTTGAGCTTCTGCCACAGTCGTCCCTCGGTACAGGATACCACCTACGGCACCGTAGAAAATGCCACGGATGATTTACCCTTTACCCGCTTTGAAGGGGATATCGTGGCCCAACTCTTTCAGATCCCCCCAGAACGCCGGTTGCGGGGTAGTCAAGCGGCCACGGGGGAGGCCTATCGCGGTCTTTTGGAGGTCTGTACCCATCTCCTCTCGTCTCACCATGCCGAAACTCGGTTTGATAATCCCCTGGAATCGTTCCTCCGTCTGGGCAATGGCACGATTACGGTCAGCCAATTACTCTCCCCGGGGTGGCGCTTCCCGGAACTGAGTGATATTTTTCTCTCCTGCTGCGAAACCGGGTTGAATCTGCCACAAAACCTCGCCGATGAACTGATTACCCTGGGGACCGGGTTTCTCTGTGCCGGGGCCCGGGCGGTTTTGAGCAGTCAGTGGTCCGTCGGGGATATCTCTACGGCGCTGCTTTCGGGATTGTATCATGAAGCTCGCCAGAAAGGGTGCGATCGGGCTTCGGCGCTGCAACAGGCGCAACGGCAATTGCGGGAGTTGACTGTGGATGACTTTGTGAAGGAGCAAAAAAAACGGTTGTATCAATTACAGAAACAAGCTGAAAAGGAGGGGAATCTTCAGGCATCGGAGGATTATACGGGTATTCGCACACTGGTGGATGATTTTGTGAAGAAAATCAAGGATCCAACTGTCCGGCTTTTTAATCACCCGGTTCATTGGGCAGCTTTTCGATGTGAGGGGTTGGGGTAG
- a CDS encoding ABC1 kinase family protein, translating into MWSNLTQSSARQREIFEVVLRNGWDYMRRLLTGGKTDEPKLPPPAVLRNIFVDLGPVYVKVGQLLSTRPDLLPQEYIDELTALQAEVPPVPWEDVEVTIRQQLRQPIEDVFATLNTEPVAAGSIAQTHRATLKNGQEVAVKVQRPGLEKIIEQDITLLTGLAELVSIAEFGDSYDLVGLAEEFGTALRGELNFTEEGANGDKLRRNLAKSRWFDPTKVAIPEIYWNLTTEKLLVMEWVDGDPILLAKYDGMPGVDRVDQRKAIANLLTRVFFQQICLDGFFHADPHPGNLFYLRDGRVALIDCGMVGRMDPRTQQLLIEMLLAMVNLDAQRCSQLAIDMAGSTSKTVNVANLESDYDRLLRRYYNLSLSELSFSQMFYEVLEVSRNNRLRMPANMGLCAKAIANLEGIARNLDPDYNFAEQIKPLMTDLFGRQLIGEAPLQGLLRTALDIKNLSLQSPRQFEVLLDRVTSESLIWNVAMKDVEALRRTVDSSANRLSFSILVGSLIMGAAVVSSQAAVSNVYYLSDILFAAASLIGLWLVISILRSGRLR; encoded by the coding sequence ATGTGGTCAAACCTTACTCAATCTAGCGCCCGTCAACGGGAGATTTTTGAAGTCGTCCTGCGTAATGGTTGGGACTACATGAGACGGTTGTTGACGGGAGGCAAAACCGATGAACCGAAATTGCCACCACCAGCAGTCCTCCGGAACATATTCGTCGATCTCGGACCCGTTTATGTGAAAGTCGGCCAACTGCTGAGTACCCGTCCCGACCTTTTACCCCAGGAATATATTGATGAACTGACGGCATTACAAGCGGAAGTGCCTCCAGTCCCCTGGGAAGATGTAGAGGTAACCATCCGCCAACAATTGCGACAACCGATTGAGGATGTTTTTGCCACCCTCAATACAGAACCTGTTGCAGCGGGTTCGATCGCCCAAACCCATCGGGCCACTCTCAAAAATGGCCAGGAAGTTGCGGTTAAAGTGCAACGTCCCGGATTAGAAAAAATCATAGAACAAGATATTACCTTGTTGACGGGATTAGCAGAATTAGTCTCGATCGCCGAGTTTGGAGACTCTTACGATTTAGTCGGTTTGGCGGAAGAATTTGGGACCGCCTTGCGTGGGGAGTTAAACTTTACAGAAGAAGGGGCAAATGGAGATAAACTGCGGCGCAATTTAGCCAAGAGTCGCTGGTTTGACCCAACAAAAGTCGCGATTCCAGAAATTTATTGGAATTTAACCACAGAAAAATTGCTGGTGATGGAGTGGGTTGATGGAGACCCAATTTTGCTGGCAAAATATGATGGAATGCCCGGAGTTGATAGAGTTGACCAACGGAAGGCGATCGCCAATTTATTGACGCGGGTATTTTTCCAACAAATTTGTTTAGATGGATTTTTCCATGCCGACCCGCATCCAGGGAATTTGTTTTATTTGCGGGATGGACGAGTTGCCTTAATTGATTGTGGGATGGTGGGACGAATGGACCCGAGAACCCAACAATTGCTGATTGAGATGCTGTTGGCAATGGTGAATTTAGACGCCCAACGATGCAGTCAACTGGCGATCGATATGGCCGGTTCCACGAGTAAGACAGTCAATGTCGCCAATCTGGAAAGTGATTACGATCGCCTCTTGCGGCGCTATTATAACCTAAGTCTGTCTGAACTGAGTTTTAGCCAAATGTTCTATGAAGTGCTAGAAGTCTCCCGCAACAATCGCTTGCGGATGCCTGCAAACATGGGACTTTGTGCCAAGGCGATCGCCAACCTAGAAGGAATCGCCCGCAATCTCGACCCCGATTACAACTTCGCCGAACAAATCAAACCCCTAATGACCGACTTATTCGGACGGCAATTAATTGGGGAAGCACCCTTACAAGGGTTACTCAGAACCGCCCTAGATATCAAAAATCTCTCCTTGCAATCTCCCAGACAATTTGAGGTCTTACTCGATCGAGTAACCTCAGAAAGTTTAATTTGGAACGTCGCCATGAAAGACGTTGAGGCCCTACGCCGCACCGTAGATTCCTCCGCCAATCGGCTTTCTTTTAGTATATTGGTAGGGTCTCTGATTATGGGGGCAGCCGTCGTTTCCTCACAAGCTGCAGTGAGTAACGTCTATTATTTGAGTGATATCCTATTTGCAGCAGCGAGTTTGATTGGGTTGTGGTTAGTGATTAGTATCTTGCGATCGGGCCGATTGCGGTAA
- a CDS encoding cupin domain-containing protein: MTETKNPTELEPVNTSDSGLHTEQRFWGSATVLETGERYRISRVEVKPGHRMKTQIHYHRSEHWIVVSGTAKIVCGDSESLLIQNQSSYVPVCTPHRLENPGVIPLVLIEVQNGEFLGDEDIIRLEEDDKEG, from the coding sequence ATGACAGAAACCAAAAACCCCACCGAATTAGAACCCGTGAACACCTCCGATAGCGGACTTCATACCGAACAGAGATTTTGGGGAAGCGCCACCGTCTTAGAAACCGGAGAACGGTATCGCATCTCCCGAGTCGAAGTCAAACCTGGACATCGGATGAAAACCCAAATTCATTATCACCGGAGTGAACATTGGATCGTTGTTTCTGGGACTGCCAAAATCGTCTGTGGTGACAGTGAATCCCTACTGATTCAAAACCAGTCTAGCTACGTTCCCGTCTGTACCCCCCATCGCCTGGAAAACCCGGGGGTGATTCCCCTCGTCTTAATCGAAGTGCAAAATGGAGAATTTCTGGGGGACGAAGATATAATCCGTCTCGAAGAAGATGACAAAGAAGGCTAA
- a CDS encoding mannose-1-phosphate guanylyltransferase, with product MIPVILAGGKGERFWPLSRRSRPKQFLSLDGTGVSLLQATANRLLAVAGGWDGLWVVTNAQIADGIKEQLPQLPEKNILIEPQGRDTAPAVAWAAIEIERREGPEAVVGFFPADHWIGDEDAYGKTLAAASQLATEKAAIVTLGIEPTEPSTGYGYIEQGEVVAPYQGLNAYRVSRFTEKPDRPKAEEFIATGRYTWNSGMFIFRAGVVIEELKTHAPEIFEPLAQKGVEAYAELPKKSIDYALMEKTQLAYVIPAAFGWDDLGDWNALERLLKGDQTNVELANHIGLDTSGAILYASSDDERIVTIGLEDIVIVRDRNVTLIVKKDRTQDIKQVLKQLENDPRFSPEL from the coding sequence ATGATACCCGTAATTCTGGCTGGGGGGAAAGGGGAACGCTTTTGGCCCCTGAGTCGCCGATCGCGACCCAAGCAGTTTCTAAGTTTAGATGGCACAGGAGTCAGTCTACTCCAAGCCACCGCCAATCGGTTGCTGGCAGTCGCCGGAGGTTGGGACGGATTGTGGGTGGTTACCAATGCCCAGATTGCTGATGGCATCAAGGAACAGTTACCCCAACTCCCGGAAAAAAACATTCTGATTGAACCCCAGGGACGGGATACAGCGCCTGCGGTGGCATGGGCGGCGATCGAAATTGAGCGCCGCGAGGGTCCCGAGGCAGTCGTCGGATTTTTCCCCGCCGATCACTGGATTGGCGATGAGGATGCCTACGGAAAAACTCTAGCGGCAGCGAGTCAACTGGCAACGGAAAAAGCGGCGATCGTCACCCTGGGAATTGAACCCACGGAACCCTCAACCGGGTACGGTTATATCGAACAAGGAGAGGTAGTCGCCCCTTATCAGGGATTAAACGCCTACCGCGTCAGCCGCTTTACAGAAAAACCCGATCGCCCCAAAGCCGAGGAATTTATCGCCACAGGCCGCTATACCTGGAATAGCGGAATGTTTATTTTTCGCGCTGGGGTGGTCATAGAGGAGCTAAAAACCCATGCTCCGGAGATTTTTGAACCCCTAGCCCAAAAAGGGGTAGAAGCCTATGCCGAACTCCCCAAAAAGAGTATTGATTATGCGTTAATGGAAAAAACCCAGTTAGCTTATGTGATTCCTGCCGCCTTTGGTTGGGATGATTTAGGCGACTGGAACGCCTTGGAACGACTCCTCAAAGGCGACCAAACCAATGTGGAACTCGCGAACCATATCGGACTCGACACCAGCGGTGCAATTCTCTATGCCAGTAGCGACGATGAACGCATCGTCACCATTGGATTAGAGGATATCGTGATTGTGCGCGATCGCAATGTTACCTTAATTGTCAAAAAAGACCGCACTCAGGATATTAAACAAGTCCTGAAACAGTTGGAAAACGACCCCCGATTTAGTCCCGAATTATAA
- a CDS encoding response regulator: MNKRILVIDDEDGLREIIQFSLEVVAGWEVFTASSGREGIALAQSERPDAILLDVMMPEMDGPSTFRELKSNAATEQIPTIWLTAKAQIREQKELIELGGAGAILKPFKAENLAYDVRKILQWSE; encoded by the coding sequence ATGAACAAACGAATTTTAGTCATTGATGATGAAGATGGCTTACGGGAAATCATCCAATTTTCCTTGGAAGTAGTGGCCGGATGGGAGGTATTCACCGCCAGTTCCGGTCGGGAAGGGATTGCTTTAGCTCAATCTGAACGTCCCGACGCCATTTTACTGGATGTCATGATGCCCGAGATGGATGGACCCAGTACATTTCGGGAATTAAAAAGCAATGCGGCTACTGAACAAATTCCCACCATTTGGTTAACGGCTAAGGCTCAAATTCGCGAACAAAAAGAACTGATTGAATTAGGGGGAGCTGGGGCCATTCTTAAGCCATTTAAGGCGGAAAATTTAGCTTATGATGTCCGAAAAATTTTGCAATGGAGTGAATAA